Within the Mustela lutreola isolate mMusLut2 chromosome 2, mMusLut2.pri, whole genome shotgun sequence genome, the region AGGGTCTTGTCTCCTGTCCTTACAGGTTCCAGTGCTCCTTGTGCTCTCGCAGCTGGGCCTCTTCTCAAGTTCAGGTTGTTTTCCACATGCACAAGACTAGGGGGAAACCCAGGGGCAACGTGAAGATGAGGGTCTTTGCCCAGAGATGTCAGAAGTGCCATCAGTCTCCATTTGAGGTTCCCGAGTTCACAAAAGAGAACATCTCCAGGATCCTGAACAACCTGGTATTCCGAATTCTGAAGAAATGCTACAGAGAAGGATTTAAGTCGATGGAGGAGATCCCTACCATTAGGGAAATCACTCTTGAAGGGCCGCATGACAGTAACAACTGTGAGGCATGTCTGCAGGGCTTCTGTGCCCAGAGTGGCTTCAGTGAGGCCGTGCAGTCACCAGTGTCCCCATCACTTCCTGCCATAAGCTCACCTGCTCTTGGGACCACCATTCCCATGCCCTTTCCCAGTAGAAGTGGCACCACAGTGGACACAGTGAAGGGGAACATCACCGTGGACAGAGTGAAGGGGAACATCACCGCCGACACAGTGAGGGGGAACATCACGGTGGACACAATGAAGAGGAACATCACCACAGATGCAGTGAGGGGGAATATCACTGCGGACACAGTGAAGAGGAACATCACCACAGACGCAGTGAGGGGGAATATCACTGCAGATGCAGTGAAGAGGAACATCGCCGCGGACACAGTGAAAAGGAACATCACCGCGGACACAGTGAGGGGGAACCTCACGGTGGACACAGTGAAGAAGAACATCACCACGGATGCAGTGAGGGGGAATATCACTGCAGATGCGGTGAAGAGGAACATCACCGCGGACACGGTGAGGGGGAACCTCACGGTGGACACAGTGAAGAGGGACATCACCACAGACGCAGTGAGGGGGAATATCACTGCAGATGCAGTGAAGAGGAACATCACCGcggacacagtgagagggaacatcACCACCAACACAGAGAGGGGGAACTCCACAGTGGACATAGAGAAGTGGAACGCCATAGTAAACAAAGGGAAGGCTTTGCCCCAACCCTGGCACCCTGGGTCCAGGGAGGCTGCAATCCTCCCCACCCACTGGAGCCCAAGAGCAAACACCCAACaccatgtggagacgagaatcCAAGTCAGTACCCATAGCGAGGTGTTCTATCCCCACACAGCCCCGAA harbors:
- the RTP3 gene encoding receptor-transporting protein 3, with product MNQDMELWKQVFQELIQEVKPRHKWTLTEDKDLLPNSLEPGWSQYQQWAFARFQCSLCSRSWASSQVQVVFHMHKTRGKPRGNVKMRVFAQRCQKCHQSPFEVPEFTKENISRILNNLVFRILKKCYREGFKSMEEIPTIREITLEGPHDSNNCEACLQGFCAQSGFSEAVQSPVSPSLPAISSPALGTTIPMPFPSRSGTTVDTVKGNITVDRVKGNITADTVRGNITVDTMKRNITTDAVRGNITADTVKRNITTDAVRGNITADAVKRNIAADTVKRNITADTVRGNLTVDTVKKNITTDAVRGNITADAVKRNITADTVRGNLTVDTVKRDITTDAVRGNITADAVKRNITADTVRGNITTNTERGNSTVDIEKWNAIVNKGKALPQPWHPGSREAAILPTHWSPRANTQHHVETRIQVSTHSEVFYPHTAPNPRRKNLNVCCCFFILIIVVVIVVESIQWTSK